In one Paracholeplasma manati genomic region, the following are encoded:
- a CDS encoding RHS repeat-associated core domain-containing protein, with translation MIKRITNNQGISVQSTYVIQNEQEPEAKGIDKIYLATGSNQHVLMKFIGLDLNQIDRIGRAVLRLAVSQDTTIFQNSTEKSEYFVYRNTSDFDPSDVLWTGKPAMSSTYEAGILVPFSLVPVGWFPENPNDLPYKVVELDLTEIVKYWKKNNISVHGITITKSSPGVIYNPSIIERTGIYEYFIIEDSKTQGLEPLLSHTPVECGFPGTGYVNNLTGEFVFQTVQLQTSSKNAPISFTAFRNNKSLSGFTKTNFLGPKFRANFEFALKLETHYALLVHPNGSESIFTKMTRLEAERFGIFAQESDVYVDLSSYAYAICNEASIVIRYPDNMKIELNTHKIEKVTMPSGDTITYYWNPSKDKLLFIVNSDGERVNLYYNSHGKISEIDFISEQRLMQITYDSNQTEITSITLSKWVFDPESSSEEKIYTELEKATFTLSEPYYSVVDVKNDDRTEFQLASEIVYSVVSKKHASGDILNQIHFSRELDKTVIEDFFGNKQYLYFDDYGQVKHKIDNQGKSIKADYELVGLDGTTRRVTSKSEIQPNRSNLIVDFSFDNQIGEYKTTTKGWKKNTDTNNIVKTMDGGVFGNKCLLVRKTGSGQTRITQLINVNPGSYSFIGFEKRINISGNPVVKANITYTILRLAQGSETGILDESGNSWVSDTVTTSVSTSALTGSTNKWQKFVLPTIIIPTGATNSTIELEIYASHTSGDLLLDDFQLAASEHAVNFNLIPNGYFEESVGSLPTEWTGENLDSSDRIVDSSIDFPYYIFVGSRTMRFIGDFTKTKKLFKTCDVKGTLGDELVFSGWFRGKVLTNEEAKVIVSFINESTVTDVQTVFFQPNDSGWQNVSRGFVAKTDFTQIKISIEYRGFNVLLFDALQLYVNSNESHYAYDDLGNIMDQSSAKTSSESISNTLGQIVQSSNKQGEVYRYKYDTKGQMTEVKDNKGNKVVHVYDSKGNPITMELNSSLGKVSHSKTFNTKNQLVKSTDEFGRESINLYDTEFRHIQTTDPLGHKDKKEYNEFNQLMKIIREDAQSGSESLTYQYDENRNLKKIIIDPSKYYEFFYNSKNLVEKININSTTIIHYTYNSKSQIVIQKFGSHLNSDYYTFGYDTRGRLISVSFNGEITPSCTYKYDELDRISEVRYQNVTTYYSYDRSGKLIRKTNTDGISERYIFDNIDSIQKSIIDINGVIRSFEYIMPYETSQYNFDGFVNRLDKAFNDDYLVTDGQHNGQTGLKSTYARGISREDDVVLRTPVVTFGPYGSYINYNLLLANKRRVTQGFSGEKFNYGEWKTRFDKKKTIYGWFKFIASKTSDQAVITMSKTGNNDSIIMYLTPEGLIKITYGSSVLTTIASSVFNYTLNQWVKLGMQVFTENDITYLKVFANGLLVYSEQLSSTLMTKDLSDLRIGSYVPDNQVGSNTNFKAAHIVVGAYNYTDEDMLKIYTLALPYFNGTIVRKQRSGVLYHDHQAYEGLDVVTLKGTLVSHKGVHPESIGYQAGTYKLDKTRLFEYDDSRKIHVYGSYGNDKDLISSKAKLVYDFNMKNTGMLSIRFKPVDVGTELRTILSLQKGTETPLGLYVNSANKLVLTQAQQETLNNTILTSGWNQLVIRWSETSLWIYLNGDTVVSRTKSISYENALVSVGALINSSVPSYHFNGQFEMLAHSDQIFDDAKVTLIRNSYQTIAYESEYDVLGRKEKDELSIGTTKRTADYTYKRPYSDQTKTSFEVEHMKTLANHNIYYNYDDLGNVTEMDTPEGTYEYKYDFMGRLIEEYNPVLNQTIKMEYDKQNMIFKRFYAGKTTNLVKQLEFLTNAEDQLVYVGTVEGGNETPLDITYDPKYVGNPLSIGTKQLTWEGRRLKQIIDGTNTFTYSYNEQGLRTKKNINGVETKYYLQGANIIAEEKNGQIMHFIYNEQNQLVGFDHQQNKYFYVRDLLGVIRNIIDINGNIVVTYRYDAWGNHKVYDSSNAENTSSSFIGNINPFRYKGYYYDVETGWYYLKSRYYSPLLSKFINMDSTQYLEPENIEGINLFSYCGNNPVMKLDDSGNLPKWQKWVIGGLFIVAAVALTIATAGVGTLFAGAMGGGLVASIAGGAAAGAILGAASGALVNAGTQIITKDFDDFSLTELGKSALSGAIAGALAGGLFGGIKYGLSAGKIARGVSGLKNAESNLTNAFSPLKNIKSLAKMPFSNTNIFRSIGQAASNFNNAYSAYVFAKATYTAVNIAASATYFLLENLTSELLGLVL, from the coding sequence ATGATAAAACGAATTACAAATAATCAAGGAATTAGTGTTCAAAGTACATATGTGATTCAAAATGAACAAGAACCTGAAGCTAAAGGTATTGATAAAATCTATCTAGCAACAGGAAGTAATCAACATGTACTCATGAAATTTATTGGGCTTGATTTAAATCAAATAGATAGAATTGGTAGAGCAGTATTGAGATTAGCAGTATCCCAAGATACAACGATATTTCAAAATTCAACTGAGAAATCTGAATACTTTGTTTATAGGAATACATCAGATTTTGATCCCTCCGATGTACTTTGGACAGGAAAACCTGCAATGTCTTCAACTTATGAAGCGGGAATATTAGTCCCATTTTCATTAGTACCTGTTGGGTGGTTTCCAGAAAATCCCAATGACTTACCATATAAAGTTGTTGAGTTGGACTTAACTGAGATAGTGAAGTATTGGAAGAAAAATAATATTTCAGTTCACGGAATAACTATTACAAAATCATCACCAGGTGTGATTTATAACCCTTCAATTATCGAAAGAACAGGAATCTATGAATATTTCATTATAGAAGATTCGAAAACACAAGGATTAGAACCACTTTTAAGTCATACACCAGTTGAATGTGGTTTTCCAGGAACTGGTTATGTAAATAACTTAACAGGAGAATTTGTTTTTCAGACAGTTCAACTTCAAACTTCATCAAAGAATGCACCAATTTCATTCACTGCATTCAGAAATAATAAGTCATTATCAGGCTTTACCAAAACAAATTTTTTAGGCCCCAAATTCAGAGCGAATTTCGAGTTTGCATTAAAATTAGAAACCCATTATGCACTATTAGTACATCCAAATGGCAGTGAATCAATCTTTACAAAAATGACAAGACTTGAAGCTGAAAGATTTGGAATTTTTGCACAAGAGAGTGATGTTTATGTTGACTTATCCAGTTATGCATATGCGATTTGTAATGAAGCATCCATCGTGATAAGATATCCTGATAATATGAAGATTGAACTCAATACACACAAGATTGAAAAAGTTACGATGCCTTCTGGAGATACGATAACTTATTATTGGAATCCATCCAAAGATAAGCTATTATTTATTGTAAACTCTGATGGAGAAAGAGTAAATTTATACTACAATAGCCATGGAAAAATCTCCGAAATTGATTTCATCAGTGAGCAAAGATTAATGCAAATCACTTATGATAGTAACCAAACTGAAATTACTTCCATCACATTAAGCAAATGGGTGTTTGATCCTGAATCATCTTCTGAAGAGAAAATCTATACCGAACTTGAAAAAGCAACATTTACTTTAAGTGAACCATACTATTCTGTTGTTGATGTTAAAAATGATGATAGAACAGAGTTTCAACTTGCGTCAGAAATAGTCTATTCTGTTGTGAGTAAGAAACATGCATCTGGCGACATATTGAATCAGATACATTTTTCTAGAGAATTAGATAAAACTGTCATTGAGGATTTTTTTGGCAACAAACAATACTTGTATTTTGATGACTACGGCCAAGTTAAGCACAAGATTGACAATCAAGGCAAATCAATAAAAGCCGACTATGAGCTTGTAGGTTTAGATGGCACGACAAGAAGAGTAACCAGCAAATCAGAAATTCAACCAAACAGAAGCAACCTTATTGTAGATTTTAGTTTTGATAATCAAATTGGTGAATATAAGACTACAACAAAAGGGTGGAAGAAAAACACTGATACGAACAATATTGTGAAAACAATGGATGGTGGTGTGTTTGGAAACAAATGCCTTCTGGTTAGAAAAACCGGTTCAGGTCAAACACGTATTACTCAACTGATCAACGTAAATCCAGGTAGTTATTCCTTTATTGGTTTTGAGAAGAGAATTAATATCTCTGGTAACCCAGTAGTTAAGGCAAACATCACTTATACGATTTTAAGACTTGCTCAAGGCTCTGAAACAGGTATCTTAGATGAATCAGGGAACTCATGGGTAAGTGATACAGTAACTACATCTGTATCAACATCTGCATTAACTGGAAGCACCAATAAATGGCAAAAATTTGTATTACCTACCATCATTATCCCAACTGGTGCGACCAATTCTACAATTGAATTAGAAATATATGCATCACACACTTCTGGCGATTTATTACTTGATGATTTCCAACTCGCTGCAAGTGAACATGCAGTCAACTTCAATCTAATTCCAAATGGATATTTTGAAGAAAGCGTCGGTTCATTGCCAACAGAATGGACAGGAGAAAATCTAGATTCATCTGATAGAATTGTGGATTCAAGTATAGATTTTCCATATTATATATTTGTAGGATCAAGAACAATGAGATTTATTGGTGACTTCACAAAGACCAAGAAGTTGTTTAAAACATGTGATGTTAAAGGCACACTTGGAGATGAACTCGTTTTTTCAGGATGGTTTAGAGGAAAAGTCTTAACAAATGAAGAAGCCAAAGTCATTGTATCATTTATTAATGAGTCTACTGTTACTGATGTACAAACAGTTTTTTTTCAACCAAACGATTCTGGTTGGCAAAATGTCAGTCGTGGGTTTGTAGCAAAAACAGACTTTACACAAATTAAGATATCGATTGAATATCGAGGATTTAATGTTCTTTTATTTGATGCGCTACAACTTTATGTAAACAGCAATGAATCTCACTATGCTTACGATGATTTGGGTAACATTATGGATCAATCATCTGCAAAAACATCAAGTGAATCTATTAGTAACACATTAGGTCAAATCGTTCAATCATCGAATAAACAAGGTGAAGTCTATCGCTACAAGTACGACACTAAGGGACAAATGACCGAGGTTAAAGATAATAAAGGTAATAAAGTCGTTCATGTTTATGATTCTAAAGGAAACCCAATCACGATGGAGTTGAATTCATCACTTGGAAAGGTATCCCACTCAAAAACATTTAACACAAAAAATCAACTAGTTAAATCGACAGATGAGTTTGGACGTGAATCAATTAATCTATATGATACAGAATTTAGACACATTCAAACAACTGACCCACTTGGACATAAGGATAAGAAAGAATACAATGAATTTAATCAGTTAATGAAAATTATTCGTGAAGATGCTCAAAGTGGTAGTGAGTCATTAACTTACCAATATGATGAAAATCGAAATTTAAAGAAAATTATTATTGATCCAAGTAAGTATTATGAGTTTTTTTATAATTCGAAAAACCTTGTAGAAAAAATTAACATTAATTCAACTACGATCATTCATTATACTTATAATTCAAAGAGTCAAATTGTTATTCAAAAATTTGGTTCACATTTAAATAGTGATTATTACACTTTTGGTTATGATACACGAGGTAGATTGATTTCAGTATCCTTCAATGGGGAAATAACTCCAAGTTGCACATATAAATATGACGAACTAGACCGAATCTCGGAAGTTAGATATCAGAATGTAACTACATATTATTCATATGACAGAAGTGGAAAACTCATTCGTAAAACAAACACTGATGGGATATCTGAAAGATACATATTTGATAATATTGATTCCATCCAAAAATCTATTATAGATATCAACGGAGTGATTAGAAGTTTTGAATACATCATGCCTTATGAAACGAGTCAATACAACTTTGATGGATTCGTAAATCGATTGGACAAAGCTTTTAATGATGACTACTTGGTAACTGATGGTCAACATAATGGACAAACCGGTTTGAAATCGACATATGCTAGAGGAATCAGTAGAGAAGACGACGTAGTGTTAAGAACACCTGTTGTTACGTTTGGACCATATGGGTCATATATCAATTACAACCTATTGTTAGCAAATAAACGTAGAGTTACACAAGGTTTTTCAGGTGAGAAATTTAACTATGGTGAATGGAAAACACGATTTGATAAAAAGAAAACAATTTATGGCTGGTTTAAATTCATAGCGTCAAAAACATCAGATCAAGCTGTTATTACTATGAGTAAAACCGGTAATAACGATAGTATTATCATGTACCTAACACCTGAGGGACTTATAAAAATTACTTATGGATCTTCAGTATTAACAACTATAGCATCATCGGTATTCAATTACACCTTGAACCAATGGGTTAAATTGGGTATGCAAGTATTCACTGAAAATGATATTACATATTTAAAAGTTTTTGCTAATGGCTTGTTAGTCTATAGTGAACAATTATCATCAACATTGATGACAAAGGATTTATCTGATTTACGTATTGGTTCATATGTACCTGATAATCAAGTAGGTTCTAATACAAACTTTAAAGCAGCGCACATTGTTGTTGGGGCATACAATTATACAGATGAAGACATGTTGAAAATTTATACGCTTGCATTACCATATTTTAATGGAACTATTGTTCGCAAACAGCGTTCAGGTGTCTTATATCATGATCATCAAGCCTATGAAGGGTTAGATGTTGTTACACTTAAAGGTACTCTTGTTTCGCACAAAGGTGTCCATCCAGAAAGTATTGGATATCAAGCAGGAACATATAAGCTTGATAAAACAAGATTATTTGAATATGATGATTCAAGAAAAATACACGTCTATGGTAGTTATGGAAACGATAAAGACCTCATATCTTCAAAAGCAAAACTGGTTTATGATTTTAATATGAAGAATACAGGTATGTTATCTATTCGCTTTAAACCAGTAGATGTAGGCACGGAGTTAAGAACGATTCTATCGTTACAAAAAGGTACAGAAACACCATTAGGTTTATATGTAAATAGTGCCAATAAGCTTGTACTCACTCAAGCACAACAAGAAACATTAAATAATACAATTCTCACAAGTGGATGGAATCAACTAGTCATCAGATGGAGCGAAACATCATTATGGATTTACTTGAATGGTGATACTGTTGTATCTAGAACGAAATCTATAAGTTATGAAAATGCATTAGTTTCAGTTGGAGCATTGATTAACAGCAGTGTGCCATCATATCACTTTAATGGTCAATTTGAGATGTTAGCTCATAGCGATCAAATTTTTGATGACGCAAAAGTAACATTAATTAGAAACTCATATCAAACTATCGCTTATGAATCAGAATATGATGTATTAGGCAGAAAAGAAAAAGATGAGTTAAGTATTGGTACTACAAAACGAACTGCAGACTACACGTATAAGAGACCTTATAGTGATCAAACTAAAACATCTTTCGAAGTTGAACACATGAAGACATTAGCAAACCACAACATTTATTACAACTATGATGATTTGGGAAATGTCACTGAAATGGATACTCCTGAAGGAACATATGAATACAAGTATGATTTCATGGGAAGACTCATTGAAGAATATAATCCAGTGCTTAATCAAACCATCAAGATGGAATACGATAAGCAGAACATGATATTCAAGAGATTCTATGCTGGGAAAACCACAAACTTGGTTAAGCAACTTGAGTTTCTAACAAATGCAGAGGATCAGTTGGTTTATGTTGGGACAGTAGAAGGTGGAAATGAAACGCCTTTAGATATAACCTATGATCCTAAGTATGTTGGGAATCCGTTATCCATTGGAACAAAACAACTCACTTGGGAAGGTAGAAGATTAAAACAAATCATTGATGGTACTAATACATTCACCTACTCATATAATGAGCAAGGCTTAAGAACAAAGAAAAACATCAATGGTGTTGAAACAAAATATTATTTACAAGGAGCTAATATCATTGCAGAAGAAAAGAATGGTCAAATCATGCATTTCATCTACAATGAGCAAAACCAATTAGTAGGATTTGATCATCAACAAAACAAGTATTTCTATGTAAGAGATCTACTTGGGGTTATTAGAAATATTATTGATATTAATGGTAATATTGTGGTAACATATAGATATGATGCATGGGGTAATCATAAGGTTTATGATTCATCTAATGCAGAGAACACAAGTTCATCATTTATTGGTAATATTAACCCATTTAGATACAAGGGATACTATTATGATGTTGAAACTGGTTGGTACTATTTAAAAAGTAGATATTACAGTCCATTATTATCAAAGTTTATTAATATGGATAGTACGCAGTATTTAGAACCTGAGAACATCGAAGGCATAAATTTATTCTCGTATTGTGGTAATAACCCAGTCATGAAATTAGATGACAGTGGAAATCTTCCTAAATGGCAAAAGTGGGTAATTGGTGGGCTATTCATTGTAGCCGCTGTAGCACTCACAATAGCCACTGCAGGAGTAGGAACTCTATTTGCAGGTGCGATGGGTGGCGGACTTGTAGCATCTATTGCCGGAGGAGCAGCTGCAGGTGCAATTCTTGGTGCAGCAAGTGGTGCTCTAGTTAATGCCGGGACTCAAATTATAACAAAGGATTTTGATGATTTTAGTTTAACTGAATTGGGTAAATCTGCACTTTCTGGTGCCATTGCAGGTGCCCTTGCTGGAGGATTATTCGGTGGAATTAAATATGGACTATCTGCAGGCAAAATTGCTAGAGGTGTATCAGGGTTAAAAAATGCAGAGTCAAATTTAACTAATGCATTCAGTCCTCTTAAAAACATTAAAAGTTTAGCAAAAATGCCTTTTAGTAACACTAATATTTTTAGATCAATAGGACAAGCGGCATCAAATTTTAATAATGCTTATTCTGCTTATGTATTTGCAAAGGCTACATACACAGCAGTGAATATAGCTGCAAGCGCAACATACTTCTTATTAGAAAATTTGACTAGTGAACTGTTAGGTTTAGTATTGTAA
- a CDS encoding nucleotidyltransferase family protein, with the protein MKNRYQIADKTIYRSIKFLFKYLKYDMFHEVYKKLWFDIDTAKDSREKDILAYIKSLKYLMSQLSSGINPDLVRDSYYLLTGSKLSEKKVEKILVSYYSNHEESGHICATMIHKAIYETVKTKKIQFAMLLTNYVLLRNGYTIITIFQSEIAKYRHAIRNLETDWTYLYGFIVANELFIRNSDLRIQDTPLRYTKDSFMTEIIKYKNRLIHDFKIQNIYLYGSLSRNQNNQSSDVDLLIIMDEKQLEYFEKVQLIAACKKYLEKNLEIRIDLIDIRSAIKLFGTRGIGQAIKIY; encoded by the coding sequence ATGAAAAACAGATATCAGATCGCAGACAAAACCATTTATCGATCTATCAAGTTTCTATTTAAATATTTAAAGTATGATATGTTTCATGAAGTTTATAAAAAACTTTGGTTCGATATTGATACTGCAAAGGATAGCAGAGAAAAAGATATTCTAGCATACATTAAAAGTCTGAAATATTTAATGAGTCAATTAAGTTCAGGTATCAACCCTGATTTAGTTAGGGATAGTTATTATTTGTTAACTGGATCAAAACTCAGTGAAAAGAAAGTTGAAAAGATACTTGTGTCCTATTACTCAAATCATGAGGAATCAGGTCATATCTGTGCAACGATGATTCACAAAGCAATCTATGAGACAGTTAAAACTAAAAAAATCCAGTTTGCAATGTTGTTGACGAATTATGTGCTACTTCGAAATGGTTATACCATCATCACAATATTCCAAAGTGAAATCGCAAAATACCGACATGCAATTAGAAACCTTGAAACCGACTGGACTTATCTTTATGGCTTTATCGTTGCTAATGAGCTTTTTATTAGAAATAGTGATTTAAGGATTCAAGATACTCCACTTAGATACACAAAAGATTCGTTTATGACTGAGATAATCAAATACAAAAATAGATTGATTCACGATTTTAAGATTCAAAACATATACTTATATGGCTCATTATCAAGAAATCAAAATAATCAATCAAGTGATGTTGATTTATTAATCATCATGGATGAAAAACAACTAGAGTACTTTGAAAAGGTGCAATTAATTGCGGCATGTAAAAAGTATTTAGAAAAGAATTTAGAAATAAGAATTGATCTAATCGATATTAGGTCAGCAATTAAGTTGTTTGGTACTAGAGGTATCGGACAAGCAATCAAAATTTATTAA
- a CDS encoding sigma-70 family RNA polymerase sigma factor: protein MEIERILEKYKHLMLVIINQVGVTDWFLREDLLQEQRMHLVQLYRKGVFQKKFENIDDYIFICLKRRVINVLIQEKRSRYTSLNKKMLDSEFEYIDFLIEPINADNYQTILENIITYITSHLSVEEQALINLYFFKNKTLEEIGKSNNVSRETIRRSIKKIINEIRRWYR, encoded by the coding sequence ATGGAAATAGAAAGGATTTTAGAGAAATACAAGCATTTAATGCTTGTTATTATCAATCAAGTAGGAGTTACAGATTGGTTTCTTAGGGAAGATTTATTACAAGAACAAAGAATGCATTTGGTTCAACTTTATAGGAAAGGTGTATTTCAGAAAAAATTCGAAAACATTGACGATTATATCTTTATTTGCTTAAAGCGAAGAGTGATCAATGTTCTTATTCAAGAAAAAAGAAGTCGTTATACCTCTTTAAATAAGAAAATGCTTGATTCAGAGTTTGAATACATTGATTTTCTTATAGAACCCATAAATGCTGACAATTATCAAACAATACTTGAAAACATTATAACATATATTACTTCTCATTTGAGCGTAGAAGAACAAGCTCTTATAAACTTATACTTCTTTAAAAATAAAACACTTGAAGAAATAGGTAAATCCAATAATGTCTCTAGAGAAACCATTAGGCGAAGCATCAAGAAAATCATCAACGAGATAAGGAGGTGGTATAGATGA
- the lspA gene encoding signal peptidase II, with product MLYIFIIILLTGVDQWTKYLAETQLKPLGFIPIFQDVFHLTYARNTGAAFSIMMNMQAFLIIFTAIVVGVLTYYLIRLFKTKEVALKLSLAIIIGGALGNLIDRIRLNYVTDFLDFTLINYPIFNFADVFVVIGVVILSYMLLFKGAMPKISKL from the coding sequence ATGTTATATATATTTATAATAATATTATTGACGGGGGTTGATCAGTGGACAAAGTATCTTGCAGAAACGCAATTGAAACCGCTAGGATTTATACCCATTTTTCAAGATGTATTTCATTTAACTTATGCAAGGAATACGGGAGCAGCATTTAGCATTATGATGAATATGCAGGCATTTTTAATAATATTCACAGCAATTGTTGTTGGCGTATTAACGTACTATTTAATACGATTATTTAAAACAAAAGAGGTAGCCCTTAAACTATCTTTAGCAATCATTATCGGCGGTGCTTTAGGGAATCTTATCGATAGAATTAGATTGAACTATGTGACCGACTTTCTCGATTTTACACTAATTAATTATCCCATTTTTAATTTTGCAGACGTTTTTGTAGTTATAGGAGTAGTTATACTTTCATATATGCTTTTGTTTAAAGGAGCTATGCCTAAAATTTCTAAGTTATGA
- a CDS encoding heavy metal translocating P-type ATPase codes for MKEIKYSLSEISCASCADKIEQKIKKLNGVEEGYLNFVTKEIKVQVADSTNTARLFDTIKKIVKDEEGDVEVCELTPNVIYTIDGLDCANCAAKIEEKLNKTEGILGANIDFLAKKLTLQFKNSLDQKRIEEKVQKIIDKIEPGVTIAQSNVKNEDHVDEESSMTKDLIIFGIGILLFIGGLLIAEGTVFRYVLLILSYFIIGGEVVLKAVNNIYRGKVFDENFLMTIATMGAFAIGEHPEAVAVMVFYKVGEFFQDVAVNRSRRSIKKLMSIRPDVATIKRGNTSVEMRVEDVQTGEIMIIKPGERIPLDGEVLSGDSTIDTKILTGESVPVNVTKGEMVLSGCININGLLTVKVTKLASESTVSKVLELVENATSKKAPTENFITKFARVYTPIVTSLAVLIAVIPPLVIQGATFEEWIYRALIFLVISCPCALVVSIPLGFFGGIGAASRNGILVKGGNYLEALNNIEIAVFDKTGTLTEGTFTVTEINTANGATQEELLEKAAYVESFSNHPIAVSVVNKYNKQIDQSLITDVEEISGHGVKATYQNDVIAIGNARLMKREGIEFKESVALGSIIYIAINGKYVGNIVVSDQIKKDSKAAIKMLKSLGIKKTVMLTGDKKLVADTVGKELDIDEIHSELLPEDKLNIVEELLLQKSSKGKLFFVGDGINDTPVLARADIGIAMGGLGADAAIDVADVVIMNDEPSKIGTAVFVAKRTRKIVWQNIYFALGVKFLFLALGAIGIATMWEAVIADVGVSLLAVLNAMRVLKYDYKNK; via the coding sequence ATGAAAGAGATTAAATATAGTTTATCAGAAATTAGCTGTGCGAGTTGTGCAGATAAGATTGAACAAAAGATAAAGAAGTTAAACGGAGTTGAGGAAGGTTATTTAAACTTTGTTACAAAAGAAATCAAGGTACAAGTTGCGGATTCAACTAATACTGCAAGACTATTTGACACGATTAAAAAAATTGTGAAAGATGAAGAGGGTGATGTCGAGGTATGTGAACTAACCCCAAATGTCATTTATACTATAGATGGTTTAGACTGTGCAAATTGTGCGGCTAAGATAGAAGAAAAATTAAACAAAACCGAAGGAATTTTAGGTGCCAACATTGATTTTCTAGCAAAAAAACTGACACTTCAATTCAAAAATTCGCTAGATCAAAAACGTATAGAAGAAAAGGTTCAAAAAATTATTGATAAAATTGAGCCTGGCGTAACGATAGCACAATCAAATGTGAAGAATGAAGATCACGTGGATGAAGAATCATCAATGACGAAAGATTTAATCATCTTCGGTATAGGTATCTTACTATTTATTGGAGGATTATTGATTGCTGAAGGAACGGTTTTTCGTTATGTATTACTTATACTAAGTTATTTCATCATCGGTGGAGAAGTTGTACTGAAGGCAGTCAATAACATATATCGAGGTAAGGTGTTCGATGAAAACTTCTTGATGACGATAGCGACTATGGGTGCATTTGCAATTGGAGAACATCCTGAGGCAGTTGCAGTTATGGTTTTTTATAAGGTCGGTGAGTTTTTCCAAGACGTAGCAGTCAATCGATCCAGAAGATCCATTAAAAAATTGATGTCAATCAGACCTGATGTCGCAACGATTAAAAGAGGCAACACTTCTGTGGAAATGCGTGTTGAAGACGTTCAAACTGGAGAGATAATGATCATTAAACCAGGCGAAAGAATTCCGCTTGATGGTGAAGTGTTGTCAGGAGATTCCACGATTGACACAAAAATTCTAACAGGAGAATCTGTGCCAGTAAATGTTACAAAAGGCGAGATGGTACTCTCTGGTTGTATTAATATCAACGGGTTATTGACCGTTAAAGTTACTAAACTCGCAAGCGAATCAACTGTTTCTAAGGTACTTGAATTGGTCGAAAATGCAACCAGCAAAAAAGCACCAACCGAGAATTTTATCACTAAATTTGCACGAGTATATACTCCAATTGTCACTTCGTTGGCTGTTTTGATTGCGGTAATACCACCACTCGTTATACAAGGTGCAACTTTTGAGGAATGGATCTATAGAGCACTTATATTCTTAGTTATTTCATGTCCATGTGCACTCGTTGTATCTATTCCGCTTGGTTTCTTTGGCGGTATTGGAGCTGCATCAAGAAATGGTATCTTAGTTAAAGGTGGGAATTACCTAGAAGCATTAAATAACATTGAGATTGCAGTTTTTGATAAGACTGGCACATTGACTGAAGGAACGTTTACGGTGACTGAAATTAATACAGCAAATGGTGCAACACAAGAAGAGTTACTTGAAAAAGCAGCTTATGTGGAAAGTTTTTCTAATCATCCTATCGCTGTCTCAGTCGTCAATAAATACAATAAACAAATTGATCAAAGTTTAATAACTGATGTTGAAGAAATATCTGGACACGGTGTGAAAGCAACCTATCAAAATGACGTCATTGCAATAGGGAATGCTAGGTTGATGAAAAGAGAAGGTATTGAATTCAAGGAATCTGTTGCCTTGGGTTCAATTATATACATCGCTATCAATGGGAAATATGTTGGAAATATTGTTGTCTCAGATCAGATAAAGAAAGACTCAAAAGCAGCTATCAAAATGTTGAAATCATTAGGCATTAAAAAAACTGTCATGCTAACTGGTGATAAGAAATTAGTTGCTGATACAGTTGGAAAAGAGCTAGATATCGATGAAATTCATAGCGAATTGTTGCCTGAAGATAAACTCAACATTGTAGAGGAGTTATTACTCCAAAAATCGAGCAAGGGAAAACTATTCTTTGTAGGTGATGGTATCAACGATACACCAGTATTAGCGAGAGCTGATATCGGTATAGCTATGGGTGGACTCGGTGCCGATGCAGCCATCGATGTAGCTGATGTCGTGATAATGAATGATGAACCTTCAAAGATAGGTACTGCGGTCTTTGTGGCAAAGAGAACCAGAAAGATTGTTTGGCAAAATATATACTTCGCACTAGGAGTCAAATTCCTGTTTCTAGCCTTAGGAGCTATCGGAATCGCAACTATGTGGGAAGCCGTGATTGCTGATGTTGGGGTATCTTTATTAGCAGTTCTGAACGCAATGAGAGTACTCAAATATGATTACAAAAATAAATAG